A single window of Kitasatospora sp. HUAS MG31 DNA harbors:
- a CDS encoding cytochrome P450, translating into MTTHAESTGEAEETFPYERKCPFSPPVQYAQFAEDPVKQVPLPTGLRIWAVTGHENMRQLLTDPRTSASRAEPGFPFYFDAPPEFRTETSFIGYDGEAHSKTRRKAAVTFTNRRVQKLRPQIEKLADDAIDAMLAAGPGVDMHHALSLPVPMAVICLLLGIPYEDHEFFQINGTTLLGGTATMAERQAALVDVNEYLYGLVAKKEKDPGDDLLSRAIQEYRDAGEEYEARDLVNLCRLLMNGGHETTASMLSLGTACLLEHPEQLAWLKANPDQIGPAVEELVRYLTIGDAAVPRVAVDDIELAGKVIPKGDGILCVGLTANRDPAVFENPDDLVLARGNRKHFGFGHGVHHCIGADLARLEMQIVWGKLFERIPTLRLAKPFEEIPSKERAVIYGLWHLPVAWDV; encoded by the coding sequence ATGACGACACACGCCGAAAGCACCGGCGAGGCGGAAGAGACCTTCCCCTACGAGCGCAAGTGCCCGTTCTCCCCGCCCGTCCAGTACGCCCAGTTCGCCGAGGACCCGGTGAAGCAGGTACCGCTGCCGACCGGGCTGCGGATCTGGGCGGTGACCGGCCACGAGAACATGCGCCAGCTGCTGACCGACCCGCGGACCAGCGCCTCGCGCGCCGAGCCGGGCTTCCCGTTCTACTTCGACGCCCCGCCGGAGTTCCGTACCGAGACCTCGTTCATCGGCTACGACGGCGAAGCGCACTCGAAGACCCGCCGCAAGGCGGCGGTGACCTTCACCAACCGCCGGGTGCAGAAGCTGCGTCCGCAGATCGAGAAGCTGGCCGACGACGCGATCGACGCGATGCTGGCGGCCGGCCCGGGTGTGGACATGCACCACGCGCTGTCGCTGCCGGTGCCGATGGCGGTGATCTGCCTGCTGCTCGGCATCCCGTACGAGGACCACGAGTTCTTCCAGATCAACGGCACCACGCTGCTCGGCGGCACGGCCACCATGGCCGAGCGGCAGGCCGCGCTGGTGGACGTCAACGAGTACCTGTACGGGCTGGTCGCCAAGAAGGAGAAGGACCCGGGCGACGACCTGCTCAGCCGGGCGATCCAGGAGTACCGGGACGCCGGCGAGGAGTACGAGGCCCGCGACCTGGTCAACCTCTGCCGGCTGCTGATGAACGGCGGTCACGAGACCACCGCGAGCATGCTGTCGCTGGGGACCGCCTGCCTGCTGGAGCACCCGGAGCAGCTGGCCTGGCTGAAGGCCAACCCGGACCAGATCGGCCCGGCCGTCGAGGAGCTGGTGCGCTACCTGACGATCGGCGACGCGGCCGTCCCGCGGGTGGCCGTGGACGACATCGAGCTGGCCGGCAAGGTGATCCCCAAGGGCGACGGCATCCTCTGCGTCGGGCTCACCGCCAACCGCGACCCCGCCGTGTTCGAGAACCCGGACGACCTGGTCCTGGCCCGCGGCAACCGCAAGCACTTCGGTTTCGGCCACGGCGTGCACCACTGCATCGGCGCCGACCTGGCCCGCCTGGAGATGCAGATCGTCTGGGGCAAGCTGTTCGAGCGGATCCCCACGCTGCGGCTGGCCAAGCCGTTCGAGGAGATCCCCTCGAAGGAGCGCGCGGTCATCTACGGCCTGTGGCACCTGCCGGTCGCCTGGGACGTGTGA
- a CDS encoding MFS transporter: protein MTSLQMPRTSPAPAEPRERRLGLVLAACCVGQFMNVLDASVVNVALPVIGRELHFGHSLQWVNSAYTIAVCGFLLLGGRLADLYGQRRIFLIGVSLFTLASAVGGLADAPLTLVAARAFQGLGAAVMTPATLTVLATTFTQPGARARAFGLWSAVSGAAGAIGVLAGGVITEWFSWRWILLVNVPIGLALLAAICWVVPESRGRSAERSLDVPGAATVTLGLMLTVYGIAESHTYGWSSPRVVAALAGGLLLLALFLLIQARFARRPLVPLEVFRHRSMSAANLVAFFGIAALFSTFYFFTLILQQVLHYSPLRTGLSYLPLSLGLALGGWGISSVVPRTGPRPVLFGGLTLGCAGLLWLSRVNEHSGYLADILGPILLLGFGMGTVLNATTNAATADLPPHQAGLASGLLNTTRQLGSALGLVTLTTLCAAQTDTTRAHLTGEAARHSLASGYGLALTGAACFTAAGLVAALAVPARTPADAPVRTPSRPARAEQ from the coding sequence ATGACCAGCCTCCAGATGCCCCGGACCTCCCCCGCCCCGGCCGAGCCCCGAGAACGGCGGCTCGGCCTGGTGCTGGCCGCCTGCTGCGTCGGCCAGTTCATGAACGTGCTGGACGCCTCGGTGGTGAACGTGGCGCTTCCGGTGATCGGCCGCGAGCTGCACTTCGGCCACAGCCTGCAGTGGGTGAACAGCGCCTACACCATCGCGGTGTGCGGCTTCCTGCTGCTCGGCGGGCGGCTGGCCGACCTCTACGGCCAGCGCCGGATCTTCCTGATCGGCGTCTCACTGTTCACCCTCGCCAGTGCGGTCGGCGGCCTCGCCGACGCCCCGCTCACCCTGGTCGCCGCCCGCGCCTTCCAGGGTCTGGGCGCGGCCGTGATGACCCCGGCCACGCTCACCGTGCTCGCCACCACCTTCACCCAACCCGGGGCCCGCGCCCGGGCGTTCGGCCTGTGGAGCGCGGTCTCCGGCGCGGCCGGCGCGATCGGCGTGCTGGCCGGCGGTGTGATCACCGAGTGGTTCTCCTGGCGGTGGATCCTGCTGGTGAACGTCCCCATCGGGCTGGCGCTGCTGGCCGCGATCTGCTGGGTCGTCCCGGAGTCCCGCGGCCGCTCCGCCGAGCGCTCGCTGGACGTGCCGGGCGCCGCCACCGTGACCCTCGGCCTGATGCTCACCGTGTACGGCATCGCCGAGTCGCACACCTACGGGTGGTCCTCGCCGCGGGTGGTGGCCGCGCTGGCCGGGGGGCTGCTGCTGCTCGCGCTGTTCCTGCTGATCCAGGCCCGGTTCGCCAGGCGCCCGCTGGTGCCGCTGGAGGTGTTCCGGCACCGCTCGATGAGCGCCGCCAACCTGGTCGCCTTCTTCGGCATCGCCGCCCTGTTCAGCACCTTCTACTTCTTCACCCTGATCCTCCAGCAGGTGCTCCACTACAGCCCGTTGCGCACCGGACTCAGCTACCTGCCGCTCTCGCTGGGCCTGGCCCTCGGCGGCTGGGGCATCTCCTCCGTGGTGCCGCGGACCGGCCCGCGGCCGGTGCTGTTCGGCGGCCTCACCCTGGGCTGCGCCGGGCTGCTCTGGCTGTCCCGGGTGAACGAGCACTCCGGCTACCTCGCCGACATCCTCGGCCCGATCCTGCTGCTCGGCTTCGGCATGGGCACGGTGCTCAACGCCACCACCAACGCGGCCACCGCCGACCTCCCGCCGCACCAGGCCGGGCTGGCCTCGGGACTGCTCAACACCACCCGCCAACTCGGCAGCGCCCTGGGCCTGGTGACCCTCACCACGCTGTGCGCCGCGCAGACCGACACCACCCGGGCCCACCTGACCGGCGAGGCCGCCCGGCACTCGCTGGCCTCCGGCTACGGCCTGGCGCTGACCGGCGCGGCCTGCTTCACCGCCGCCGGCCTGGTCGCCGCGCTGGCCGTCCCGGCCCGCACCCCGGCCGACGCCCCGGTCCGGACACCGTCCAGGCCCGCTCGAGCCGAGCAGTAG
- a CDS encoding NADP-dependent oxidoreductase: MTLEALPATSREVRLAAYPEAAVTLDHFELAEAPLAEPGEGEVVVRNDWMTLGSVARDQMNPHTTLPIPVFQPGVAMWGRTVGTVVRSNSPLLAVGDLVEHFNGWRDYAVGDAHGFFRRDRDQLPGSEYFLSQGPTAWHGLVETARVAEGDVVFVSGATNGVGALAGQLAKLRGAKKVIGSTGSKEKIDFLVQELGFDAAFDYHDGPVADRLAELAPDGVDVVFDNVGGEQFEAAVANAAHGARFALCGALAGQHGGDGGSPRLPLMTAITKDLSFRGFATLHTPDQIDGWNARFGEWLREGRIVFPHTVVDGGVPVLPETFLALQERRYSGTVLVKLS, from the coding sequence ATGACCCTGGAAGCCCTGCCCGCCACCAGCCGCGAGGTCCGTCTCGCCGCGTACCCCGAGGCCGCGGTCACCCTCGACCACTTCGAACTCGCCGAGGCCCCGCTGGCCGAGCCCGGCGAGGGCGAGGTCGTGGTCCGCAACGACTGGATGACCCTGGGCTCCGTGGCCCGCGACCAGATGAACCCGCACACCACCCTGCCGATCCCGGTCTTCCAGCCGGGCGTGGCGATGTGGGGCCGTACGGTGGGCACCGTGGTCCGCTCCAACAGCCCGCTGCTGGCGGTCGGCGACCTGGTCGAGCACTTCAACGGCTGGCGCGACTACGCGGTCGGCGACGCCCACGGCTTCTTCCGGCGGGACCGCGACCAGCTGCCCGGCTCCGAGTACTTCCTCTCCCAGGGCCCCACCGCCTGGCACGGCCTGGTCGAGACGGCCCGCGTCGCCGAGGGCGACGTGGTGTTCGTCTCCGGCGCCACCAACGGCGTCGGCGCCCTGGCCGGCCAGCTGGCGAAGCTGCGCGGCGCCAAGAAGGTGATCGGCAGCACCGGCTCCAAGGAGAAGATCGACTTCCTGGTCCAGGAGCTCGGCTTCGACGCCGCCTTCGACTACCACGACGGCCCGGTCGCCGACCGGCTCGCCGAGCTGGCCCCCGACGGCGTCGACGTGGTCTTCGACAACGTCGGCGGCGAGCAGTTCGAGGCCGCCGTGGCGAACGCCGCGCACGGCGCCCGGTTCGCCCTCTGCGGCGCCCTGGCGGGTCAGCACGGCGGCGACGGCGGCAGCCCCCGCCTCCCGCTGATGACCGCGATCACCAAGGACCTGTCCTTCCGCGGCTTCGCCACCCTGCACACCCCGGACCAGATCGACGGCTGGAACGCCCGGTTCGGCGAGTGGCTGCGCGAGGGCCGGATCGTCTTCCCGCACACCGTCGTCGACGGCGGTGTGCCGGTCCTCCCGGAGACCTTCCTGGCGCTCCAGGAGCGCAGGTACAGCGGCACCGTCCTGGTGAAGCTGTCCTGA
- a CDS encoding winged helix DNA-binding domain-containing protein, whose amino-acid sequence MGEPVLDRRSLNRALLARQLLLERSTMPAAAAVEHLVGLQAQAPFPPYYGLWSRLAGFRAEELAALLREGGVVRLVLMRGTIHLVTAEDCGRLRPVLAESLARSLQGTFGRKLDGLDLAAVAAHGRELVEREPLTLGALGDRLAERWPDRDPFALANAVRNLTPLVQTPPRAVWGEAGQAVHTSAESWLGGAPQAATSPDEVVLRYLAAFGPAGVKDAQLWSGMTRLAASFKRLRDRLVVFRDENGQELYDLPEAPRPEPGTAAPVRYLAEFDNLLLSHADRARILTEEQRRAVFTRNGLIRSTILVDGFVAGLWRIDSAKGVHTLVVEPFGRLAKRARTALEREGERLLAFASDGAGVHELRFEEA is encoded by the coding sequence ATGGGTGAGCCCGTCCTCGACCGCCGGTCCCTCAACCGCGCCCTGCTGGCCCGTCAGCTGCTGCTGGAGCGGTCCACGATGCCGGCCGCGGCGGCCGTCGAGCACCTGGTCGGCCTGCAGGCCCAGGCGCCCTTCCCGCCCTACTACGGCCTGTGGAGCCGGCTGGCCGGCTTCCGGGCCGAGGAGCTGGCCGCGCTGCTCCGCGAGGGCGGGGTGGTCCGCCTGGTGCTGATGCGCGGCACCATCCACCTGGTGACCGCCGAGGACTGCGGGCGGCTGCGGCCGGTGCTCGCCGAGTCGCTGGCCCGCTCCCTCCAGGGCACCTTCGGCCGAAAGCTGGACGGGCTGGACCTGGCCGCGGTCGCCGCCCACGGGCGGGAGCTGGTCGAACGGGAGCCGCTCACCCTGGGCGCCCTCGGCGACCGGCTGGCCGAGCGCTGGCCGGACCGCGACCCGTTCGCCCTGGCCAACGCGGTGCGCAACCTCACCCCGCTGGTCCAGACGCCGCCGCGGGCGGTGTGGGGCGAGGCCGGCCAGGCGGTGCACACGAGCGCCGAGTCCTGGCTCGGCGGGGCGCCGCAGGCCGCGACCTCCCCGGACGAGGTGGTGCTGCGTTACCTGGCCGCCTTCGGTCCGGCCGGGGTCAAGGACGCCCAGCTGTGGTCCGGGATGACCCGGCTGGCCGCGAGCTTCAAACGGCTCCGCGACCGCCTGGTGGTGTTCCGGGACGAGAACGGTCAGGAGCTGTACGACCTGCCCGAGGCGCCCCGCCCGGAGCCGGGCACCGCGGCCCCGGTCCGCTACCTGGCGGAGTTCGACAACCTCCTGCTCTCGCACGCCGACCGGGCCCGGATCCTCACCGAGGAGCAGCGCCGGGCGGTGTTCACCCGCAACGGGCTGATCCGGTCGACGATCCTGGTGGACGGCTTCGTGGCCGGCCTGTGGCGGATCGACAGCGCGAAGGGCGTCCACACCCTGGTGGTGGAGCCGTTCGGCCGGCTGGCCAAGCGGGCCAGGACCGCGCTGGAACGGGAGGGGGAGCGGCTGCTGGCCTTCGCCTCGGACGGCGCCGGGGTGCACGAGCTGCGCTTCGAGGAGGCCTGA
- a CDS encoding cytochrome P450 yields MSELFPLPGSGYRGPAPAYARLRAERPVARLEVEGGGHAWVVTRYADVQAVLDDPRFSRAATYGPGAPKFAGLFQAPPGMIISLDPPDHTRLRDLAGQAFSPERIEGMRERVRELVTRLLDGLTGEVTDLVAEFASPLALTVICELLGVPEQDRDRFHTWVRQFADVSGPEEQAIAGREALAGYMAHLVLAKQAEPAEDVLSALIAARRPDGDRLGTEELIGLGYTLLGAGFDSTAAQIANSVLTLLAHHPGQWRLLGAEPERIPVAVEELLRTVNLSANDTSGLPRLATEDVTVAGVTIPAGDAVFLAFSSANHDRAVFADPDRVDLGRADNPHLAFGHGIHRCLGAPLARIEIAVALQELTRRHPDAELAVPEPELTWRLGDVNHNLVALPVRLG; encoded by the coding sequence ATGAGCGAGCTGTTCCCGCTGCCCGGCTCCGGCTACCGCGGCCCCGCCCCCGCGTACGCGCGGCTGCGCGCCGAGCGGCCGGTGGCCCGGCTGGAGGTGGAGGGCGGCGGTCACGCCTGGGTGGTGACCCGGTACGCCGACGTCCAGGCCGTCCTGGACGACCCGAGGTTCAGCCGGGCCGCCACCTACGGGCCCGGGGCGCCCAAGTTCGCCGGTCTGTTCCAGGCCCCGCCCGGCATGATCATCTCCCTGGACCCGCCGGATCACACCCGGCTCCGCGACCTGGCCGGCCAGGCCTTCTCGCCGGAGCGGATCGAGGGCATGCGCGAGCGGGTCCGCGAGCTGGTCACCCGGCTGCTGGACGGCCTGACCGGCGAGGTCACCGACCTGGTGGCCGAGTTCGCGAGCCCGCTGGCGCTGACCGTGATCTGCGAGCTGCTCGGCGTCCCCGAGCAGGACCGCGACCGGTTCCACACCTGGGTGCGGCAGTTCGCCGATGTCTCGGGCCCCGAGGAGCAGGCGATCGCCGGCCGCGAGGCGCTGGCCGGGTACATGGCCCACCTGGTCCTCGCCAAGCAGGCGGAGCCCGCCGAGGACGTGCTCTCCGCCCTGATCGCCGCCCGCCGGCCGGACGGCGACCGGCTGGGCACCGAGGAGCTGATCGGCCTCGGCTACACCCTGCTCGGCGCCGGCTTCGACTCCACCGCCGCCCAGATCGCCAACTCGGTGCTCACCCTGCTCGCCCACCACCCCGGCCAGTGGCGGCTCCTGGGCGCCGAGCCCGAGCGGATCCCGGTCGCCGTCGAGGAACTGCTGCGCACCGTCAACCTCTCGGCCAACGACACCTCCGGGCTGCCCCGGCTGGCCACCGAGGACGTCACCGTCGCCGGGGTCACCATCCCGGCCGGGGACGCGGTGTTCCTCGCCTTCTCCTCGGCCAACCACGACCGGGCGGTGTTCGCCGACCCGGACCGGGTCGACCTCGGCCGGGCCGACAACCCGCACCTGGCCTTCGGTCACGGCATCCATCGCTGCCTGGGCGCCCCGCTCGCCCGGATCGAGATCGCGGTCGCCCTCCAGGAGCTGACCCGGCGCCACCCGGACGCCGAACTCGCCGTCCCGGAGCCCGAACTCACCTGGCGGCTCGGCGACGTCAACCACAACCTGGTCGCCCTGCCCGTCCGGCTCGGCTGA
- a CDS encoding epoxide hydrolase family protein: MSTAVTPFRVETPQADLDDLRERLARTRWPEPATVEGWAQGVPLDYLRDLAAYWRDSYDWRATEARLNALPQFRTEIDGLGIHFLHVRSPHPGAMPLLVSHGWPGSVVEFLEIIELLTDPADPADAFHVVAPSLPGYGYSDKPTGPGWTVERSAAAWAELMARLGYPRYGAHGADWGSFLTGALGALDPAHLAGIHLAMPFALPPQEQVELDERDLAGLAALKEFQASEGGYSIIQATRPQTLGYGLLDSPVAQLAWMVEKYAAWSDHDGDVEKAIGRDRLLDAVTLGWLAGTGASSARMYWESHNRMALAPVPDVPVACSAFPKDARMPRPWCEARFADLRRWTDHEKGGHFPALEQPEVLAEELRAFFRPLREDTR, encoded by the coding sequence ATGAGCACGGCAGTCACGCCATTCAGGGTGGAGACCCCGCAGGCGGATCTCGACGACCTGCGGGAGCGTCTCGCCCGCACCCGCTGGCCCGAGCCGGCGACCGTCGAGGGCTGGGCCCAGGGCGTCCCGCTCGACTACCTCCGCGACCTGGCCGCGTACTGGCGGGACTCCTACGACTGGCGGGCCACCGAGGCGCGGCTCAACGCGCTGCCCCAGTTCCGGACCGAGATCGACGGGCTGGGCATCCACTTCCTGCACGTCCGCTCCCCGCACCCCGGAGCGATGCCGCTGCTGGTCAGCCACGGCTGGCCCGGCTCGGTGGTGGAGTTCCTGGAGATCATCGAGCTGCTCACCGACCCCGCCGACCCGGCCGACGCCTTCCACGTGGTCGCCCCCTCCCTCCCCGGGTACGGCTACAGCGACAAGCCCACCGGCCCCGGCTGGACGGTCGAGCGCAGCGCCGCCGCCTGGGCCGAGCTGATGGCCCGCCTCGGCTACCCGAGGTACGGCGCGCACGGCGCCGACTGGGGCTCCTTCCTCACCGGCGCGCTCGGCGCCCTGGACCCCGCGCACCTGGCCGGCATCCACCTGGCCATGCCCTTCGCCCTCCCGCCGCAGGAGCAGGTGGAGCTGGACGAGCGCGACCTGGCCGGCCTCGCCGCGCTCAAGGAGTTCCAGGCGAGCGAGGGCGGCTACTCGATCATCCAGGCCACCCGCCCGCAGACCCTCGGCTACGGCCTGCTCGACTCCCCGGTCGCCCAACTCGCCTGGATGGTCGAGAAGTACGCGGCCTGGAGCGACCACGACGGGGACGTGGAGAAGGCCATCGGGCGCGACCGCCTGCTGGACGCCGTCACCCTCGGCTGGCTCGCCGGCACCGGCGCCTCCTCGGCCCGGATGTACTGGGAGAGCCACAACAGGATGGCCCTCGCCCCCGTCCCCGACGTCCCCGTCGCCTGCTCCGCCTTCCCCAAGGACGCCCGGATGCCGCGCCCCTGGTGCGAGGCCCGGTTCGCCGACCTGCGCCGCTGGACCGACCACGAGAAGGGCGGCCACTTCCCCGCGCTGGAGCAGCCCGAGGTGCTGGCCGAGGAACTGCGCGCCTTCTTCCGCCCGCTGCGGGAGGACACGCGATGA
- a CDS encoding 2Fe-2S iron-sulfur cluster-binding protein, with protein MAKITYKHPDGTETVVDVPAPNTVMRGAKINNIVGIEAQCGGSAQCGTCHVYVDETCGVALPEMHEDEDEVLYGTASPRRDSSRLSCQLRITDDALDGLVVHLPERQS; from the coding sequence ATGGCCAAGATCACGTACAAGCACCCCGACGGGACCGAGACCGTCGTCGACGTACCGGCGCCCAACACGGTCATGCGCGGCGCGAAGATCAACAACATCGTCGGCATCGAGGCCCAGTGCGGCGGCTCCGCCCAGTGCGGCACCTGCCACGTCTACGTCGACGAGACCTGCGGCGTCGCCCTGCCCGAGATGCACGAGGACGAGGACGAGGTGCTCTACGGCACCGCGAGCCCCCGTCGCGACAGCAGCCGGCTCAGCTGCCAGCTGCGGATCACCGACGACGCGCTCGACGGACTGGTGGTGCACCTGCCGGAGCGGCAGTCCTGA
- a CDS encoding alpha/beta fold hydrolase yields MVDNWPGSTTRDSLREFYEQRPAWEARPGEDGVEYATIEVPRDYADPAGERLTLALSRRTATDPARRRGILLAVNGGPGGDWGLGIDLPAKYAGTPVHEVYDLIGFDPRGTGASTNLYAEVTVPVAPFDSRPPDSAFDQLAEDMRLRELACERAGGELRRHISTPNTARDMDVVRGVLGEERLSFVGYAYGAYVGAVYGSLFPGQLDRSVLDSCVHPGWTWREQFLWQGDAVQRNVDQWAAWTAARHGTFGLGTEPARVLDAVEEAVTRLEALDGGVHLRTLFDGAVGNRSGNRGQWAELGRLVAALRTVADADAAGGLLAQQGTWRPADSEGSLRIGVLEAITMEHAWPADLEVYRADMREFRKRFPYGYGVLRAQPWVGAFRTFTAPEPPVKLCRDGYPVGLIVQADGDPMDHYAGGVAMAELLGHRLLTVADSGDHEVYALGGNARLDALVDRYLVSGELPPEGASVPSTTVRPDVPADH; encoded by the coding sequence GTGGTCGACAACTGGCCCGGCAGCACGACGCGGGACTCCCTGCGCGAGTTCTACGAGCAGCGCCCCGCGTGGGAGGCGCGCCCCGGCGAGGACGGGGTCGAGTACGCCACGATCGAGGTCCCGCGGGACTACGCCGACCCGGCCGGCGAGCGGCTCACCCTCGCACTGAGCCGGCGGACGGCCACCGACCCGGCCCGCCGCCGCGGCATCCTGCTGGCCGTCAACGGCGGCCCCGGCGGCGACTGGGGCCTGGGCATCGACCTGCCCGCCAAGTACGCCGGCACCCCGGTCCACGAGGTGTACGACCTGATCGGCTTCGACCCCCGCGGCACCGGCGCCTCCACCAACCTGTACGCCGAGGTGACCGTCCCCGTCGCGCCGTTCGACTCCCGGCCGCCGGACTCCGCCTTCGACCAGCTCGCCGAGGACATGCGGCTGCGCGAACTGGCCTGCGAGCGGGCCGGCGGCGAGCTGCGCCGGCACATCAGCACCCCCAACACCGCCCGGGACATGGACGTGGTCCGCGGCGTGCTCGGCGAGGAGCGGCTCTCCTTCGTCGGCTACGCCTACGGCGCGTACGTCGGCGCGGTGTACGGCAGCCTCTTCCCCGGGCAGCTGGACCGCAGCGTGCTGGACTCCTGCGTGCACCCCGGCTGGACCTGGCGCGAGCAGTTCCTCTGGCAGGGCGACGCCGTCCAGCGCAACGTCGACCAGTGGGCGGCGTGGACCGCAGCCCGGCACGGCACCTTCGGCCTCGGCACCGAGCCGGCCCGGGTGCTGGACGCGGTGGAGGAGGCCGTGACCAGGCTGGAGGCCCTGGACGGCGGCGTGCACCTGCGCACCCTGTTCGACGGCGCGGTCGGCAACCGGTCCGGCAACCGCGGCCAGTGGGCCGAGCTCGGCCGCCTGGTCGCCGCGCTGCGCACGGTGGCCGACGCCGACGCGGCCGGCGGGCTGCTCGCCCAGCAGGGCACCTGGCGGCCGGCCGACAGCGAGGGCTCGCTGCGGATCGGCGTGCTGGAGGCCATCACCATGGAGCACGCCTGGCCCGCCGACCTGGAGGTCTACCGCGCCGACATGCGGGAGTTCCGCAAGCGCTTCCCGTACGGCTACGGCGTGCTGCGGGCCCAGCCCTGGGTCGGCGCCTTCCGCACCTTCACCGCCCCGGAGCCGCCGGTGAAGCTCTGCCGGGACGGCTACCCGGTGGGCCTGATCGTGCAGGCCGACGGCGACCCGATGGACCACTACGCGGGCGGCGTGGCCATGGCCGAGCTGCTCGGGCACCGGCTGCTGACCGTCGCCGACTCCGGCGACCACGAGGTGTACGCACTCGGCGGCAACGCCCGCCTGGACGCCCTGGTCGACCGGTACCTGGTGAGCGGTGAACTGCCGCCGGAGGGCGCCTCGGTGCCGAGCACCACCGTCCGGCCGGACGTGCCGGCCGACCACTGA
- a CDS encoding SDR family NAD(P)-dependent oxidoreductase, which produces MSDKPFANQTVVVTGGGTGIGRAAALAFAEAGAEQVLITGRRADRLAEVAALHPAIVPLVADVATEEGADLVAEAVRARGGALDVLVHNAGVFRFSPLEHLDAAVVREVLDINLLGPVLLTGRLLPLLRGPGSIVLVSSRAGHNASPGGSVYAASKAGVHSLTRSWAAELAPRGIRVNAVAPGFVRTEAYVANGLSPQQVEGLFEHAKDDIPLGRVADVDDVTPWIVRLADPAAALVTGQVITLDGGMDVA; this is translated from the coding sequence GTGTCCGACAAGCCGTTCGCCAACCAGACCGTCGTCGTCACGGGAGGCGGTACCGGCATCGGCCGGGCCGCCGCCCTCGCGTTCGCCGAGGCCGGCGCCGAGCAGGTGCTGATCACCGGGCGCCGGGCGGACCGGCTGGCCGAGGTCGCCGCGCTGCACCCGGCGATCGTCCCGCTGGTCGCCGACGTCGCCACCGAGGAGGGCGCCGACCTGGTGGCCGAGGCGGTCCGGGCCCGCGGCGGCGCGCTGGACGTGCTGGTGCACAACGCCGGCGTGTTCCGCTTCAGCCCGCTGGAGCACCTGGACGCCGCGGTGGTCCGCGAGGTGCTGGACATCAACCTGCTCGGCCCGGTGCTGCTCACCGGCCGGCTGCTGCCGCTGCTGCGCGGCCCGGGCAGCATCGTGCTGGTCTCCAGCCGCGCCGGCCACAACGCCTCGCCCGGCGGTTCGGTGTACGCGGCCAGCAAGGCCGGGGTGCACAGCCTGACCCGCAGCTGGGCGGCCGAGCTGGCCCCCCGGGGTATTCGGGTCAACGCGGTGGCGCCGGGCTTCGTCCGGACCGAGGCGTACGTCGCCAACGGGCTGTCCCCGCAGCAGGTGGAGGGTCTGTTCGAGCACGCCAAGGACGACATCCCGCTCGGCCGGGTCGCCGACGTGGACGACGTCACCCCGTGGATCGTCCGCCTCGCCGACCCGGCCGCCGCCCTGGTGACGGGTCAGGTGATCACCCTGGACGGCGGGATGGACGTGGCCTGA